In the genome of Coregonus clupeaformis isolate EN_2021a chromosome 1, ASM2061545v1, whole genome shotgun sequence, one region contains:
- the LOC121582768 gene encoding hydroxycarboxylic acid receptor 2-like: MAETATVAHSNSTLHCPSAQYLVADILPPVLIIELLLGLPGNVVALWIFTCRLKTWRANTLFLFNLVLADFILLICLPFRIDTLLRGEDWVFGAAWCRINLFMLAVNRSASIAFMTSVAFDRYFKVVHPHHRINHMTSTQAGMVAGGIWMVVISLRLPLLATNLLREHDNISLCRSFSTYTVIPPAILLHYMVFVGEFFLPLLLLLFCSARIACILRQRQLDKEKKVRRAIRVVGIIVAMFVLCFFPGIATGMVSLYIKKSRPLDCHSYQMAGELFSLSIGFTYLNSTLDPVIYCFSSSMFRNSIKSSINKLGLVEMRLSRRGSMASDG; this comes from the coding sequence ATGGCTGAAACGGctacagtagcacacagtaactcTACCTTGCACTGCCCATCCGCTCAGTATCTGGTGGCCGACATACTGCCTCCTGTCCTGATTATAGAGCTCCTACTGGGCCTGCCAGGCAATGTAGTGGCCCTGTGGATCTTCACTTGCCGTCTGAAGACCTGGAGGGCCAACACCCTGTTCCTCTTCAACCTGGTCCTGGCTGACTTCATACTGCTCATCTGCCTGCCCTTCCGCATCGATACCTTGCTCCGTGGGGAAGACTGGGTGTTTGGCGCCGCCTGGTGCCGGATCAACCTCTTCATGCTGGCTGTCAACCGTTCGGCAAGCATTGCCTTCATGACTAGCGTGGCCTTCGACCGCTACTTCAAGGTGGTCCATCCGCACCACCGCATCAACCACATGACGTCTACCCAGGCGGGAATGGTGGCGGGGGGCATCTGGATGGTGGTGATCTCCCTGCGGCTCCCCCTGCTGGCCACCAACCTCCTAAGGGAGCACGACAACATCTCCCTGTGCCGCAGCTTCAGCACCTACACTGTGATTCCCCCGGCGATCCTGCTGCACTACATGGTGTTCGTCGGGGAGTTCTTCCTGCCCCTGCTGCTCCTGCTGTTCTGCTCAGCCAGGATTGCCTGCATCCTGCGCCAACGGCAGCTGGACAAGGAGAAGAAGGTGCGGCGGGCCATCCGGGTGGTGGGGATAATTGTGGCTATGTTTGTGCTGTGTTTCTTTCCCGGAATCGCGACAGGCATGGTTTCGCTCTACATCAAGAAGTCCAGACCCTTGGACTGTCACTCCTACCAAATGGCAGGTGAGCTCTTCAGCCTGTCCATTGGCTTCACATACCTTAACAGCACCCTGGACCCGGTCATCTACTGCTTTTCCAGCTCCATGTTCAGAAACTCCATCAAGAGCTCCATCAATAAGCTGGGCCTGGTGGAGATGAGGCTGAGCCGACGGGGAAGCATGGCCAGCGATGGGTGA
- the LOC121573118 gene encoding hydroxycarboxylic acid receptor 2-like produces ALPIRSVSGGRHTASCPDYRAPTGPARQCSGPVDLHLPSEDLPLLLLLFCSARIACILRQRQLDKGKKVRRAIRVVGLIVAMFVLCFFPGIATGMVSLYIKQSRPWDCDSYQMAGELFSLSIGFTYLNSTLDPVIYCFSSSMFRNSLKSSINKLGLVEMRLSRRGSMASDG; encoded by the coding sequence GCACTGCCCATCCGCTCAGTATCTGGTGGCCGACATACTGCCTCCTGTCCTGATTATAGAGCTCCTACTGGGCCTGCCAGGCAATGTAGTGGCCCTGTGGATCTTCACTTGCCGTCTGAAGACCTGCCCCTGCTGCTCCTGCTGTTCTGCTCAGCCAGGATTGCCTGCATCCTGCGCCAACGTCAGCTGGACAAGGGGAAGAAGGTGCGGCGGGCCATCCGGGTGGTGGGGCTAATTGTGGCTATGTTTGTGCTGTGTTTCTTTCCCGGAATCGCGACAGGCATGGTTTCGCTCTACATCAAGCAGTCCAGACCCTGGGACTGTGACTCTTACCAAATGGCAGGTGAGCTCTTCAGCTTGTCCATTGGCTTCACATACCTTAACAGCACCCTGGATCCGGTCATCTACTGCTTTTCCAGCTCCATGTTCAGAAACTCCCTGAAGAGCTCCATCAATAAGCTGGGCCTGGTGGAGATGAGGCTGAGCCGACGGGGAAGCATGGCCAGCGATGGGTGA